The Alosa sapidissima isolate fAloSap1 chromosome 5, fAloSap1.pri, whole genome shotgun sequence genome has a window encoding:
- the LOC121709520 gene encoding protein INSYN2B-like, with product MTGLHAHPENAALLMPSFPGCSGVADPQQSLLSVEASLQANQKRITTLLNIIQDLEMSHALSRGRRCFRTGQDLGECTTCQETACIVYNVEYDFRQQERRFKDFLQLSDDTYYPSPPTFLPPIPDESDDPSSPPTFLLPVLFPPSALSSPGTPDERLALKPRAKTKKLCKKLLSWLPRKIKQK from the exons ATGACAGGTTTGCACGCTCACCCAGAGAATGCCGCCCTGCTCATGCCATCCTTCCCAGGATGCAGTGGGGTGGCGGACCCTCAGCAGAGCCTGCTCAGTGTGGAGGCCAGCCTGCAGGCCAACCAGAAGCGGATTACAACTCTGCTCAACATCATCCAAGACCTGGAGATGAGCCACGCGCTCAGCAGAGg gcggCGATGCTTTCGTACAGGGCAGGACCTTGGAGAGTGCACTACATGCCAGGAAACTGCTTGCATCGTCTATAA CGTGGAGTACGACTTCAGGCAGCAAGAGCGGCGTTTCAAAGACTTTCTCCAGCTCTCTGACGACACCTACTATCCCTCTCCGCCCACGTTCCTACCTCCCATCCCAGACGAAAGTGACGACCCCTCCTCCCCGCCAACATTTCTACTGCCCGTCCTGTTTCCCCCCTCGGCTCTCTCGTCCCCTGGCACCCCTGATGAGAGACTCGCTCTGAAGCCCAGGGCCAAGACTAAAAAACTCTGCAAGAAGCTCCTCTCGTGGCTGCCCAGGAAAATTAAGCAAAAGTAG